ATCAAAAACTTAATGCACTATATACCAGCCATGAAGCAAGCAATTTATCAAGACACAACTCAAATCAATAGTCAAGCTTTGATCCCGAACCTTGAGCACTTGATCGATCCTGCTGATATGTCGATCTCGATCAAGTTATCCTCCTCGTTCATCTCGCCCAGCAGGTCTATGAGGCTGTTTCCTTGGAAAACTGAATCTGGGAAGAAGTCTGGCATCTTCTTCTTGTAGAACTTGTGGTGTTCGGGGTCTTCCTTGCGACCGACAATATAGTGCCCGCTTGGAATGGCTATCTCAATGAGGCTCTCCTCGTCAGAGATCGAACCATCGGAGCACTCAGGGGTTCGATCCAATGGCCAATCAACCTCCGAATCCTCGCTTGTCGACGAGGGGTTTATGCATTCGCTCTCGGATGCCAAAGAATCATCAAATTGCCCATTACAGTCTTCTTGTTCCTCTGCTACTCGGTCTTCCTTCATCGGTGCAGAACACTGCTCATACTTTGGCTCCAAAGGTTCCACATACTTTGTCTGCCCTGATGAGTTTTGCTTTGAAGACATGAAGAGGAGAGAGGTCGAGAGCAAAACTACCGATGTTAGGGCAACTGAGATAAGTAGCTTGGCACCCAAAGAGCCCAAAAAACCGGCACCAATGAGGAGCACAGCGAGGACAGCAATCGAACATAGTCGGTTTACAGACGAGCATGTTTTCGACGCCATCCGATAGCCGGAGAGTATCTCCAGTTTCATCGACTCAAAAGGCGAGTAAACTAACAGGAACGAACCTAATGAGGTCTAACCTCGATGAGGCGAAAAAGCGAGAAAAGGGTAAAAAAGATTTGATGCTGCTGAGTCCGATGAGAGCCAAAGTGATTCAGAAAAAGCAATCGCTTACTCAATCACCCACTCGCTCGTTCGCCCGCTCAGTCACTCTTTTAGGGATTGAACTGAAAGGGGCTTCAGAggagcttttgaagagagggatGGAGAAGGGAAGAGGGAAAAGCAAAGTATGAAACTAAGTTGTCCATGGCCATATCCTATCAATGGTGGTAGGTTAGGAATTTGAGGAATATTAATTacatagaaaattaaaaaaaaaattatttcttaataaataaaaacacacaAATCTAAATGTGTCTCTTCTCTTGTGTTAAATGGTTTTTATGCGATTTCTTTCTGGGTTGTTTCCTTCCCCACAGGCCTCACTACTCCCAAGAAGAGTCTTCACCATTTTTTGCTCCTTAAAAAATGTTGGGTCTTTCTTGTAAGACTGAGTGATGCTCTTTGGAAACCTGAGAGGAGGCCTGAGTTTTCCAAGATTTAATTGTTTTGGCAGACTCAGCGCTTGGATTGGAGAGAAGCCATGTGAAGACCTCTGAGCTCAACACATGGCACTGTTGATTCACACCCATCTCTCTGTCTCTTTATTGCCATTTGCCACCATAGAAACAGAATAtgggagagagaaagagagggggaaGCACAGCATAGCAATGGACTGATAGCAGGGGACAGAACatataataatacaattaaaAGATAGTGAAAAGCAGTGACACAAGTTCTCGCTTgtagaaattatatattcgATACTTAGTAAAACTACTTGTATCCCTTTATTggttatttagaatttctttttcattgtaCTTGGCATTGAGTCTCCTTTTTTaccggaaaaagaaaaagaacatgtAATAGTAGTgtatgatatgatatatgttaatattatatatatatatatatatatgtttttatttattgccATCTTATCTGTAAAACCTGAAGCTCACTATAGCGATTTGAAGCCAAGAGGCCACCTGGGCCAACATCAGATCTTCAGGATTTCACCTGAAGAGCCTctatatgaattttttccataAAATTTTTAGGCTTTTATTAGGGTTTGCTTAGAAACCCATCACTCTCATTTTCCATGAGGAGGAGGCAAGCAGAAAGTAGAGAAGTATAGCATACAATGGCTAATGCCACTTTTCAGAGTGTATTATTATAAGGAAGaatataacatttttttttcttttacttttagtAAAGTGGCCAGGGCAAGAATATTCACGGGGGAGTGGATTGATTGTACAATTATTCATCGAttacgtaaaagtcctaggaGAAAAGCATTATATTCCTTTGATAATTTCCAGTTCTTTTCTTTAGGGTTCATTCGAGTCTCCTGAGGTCAAATcgattaaagaaaattaaagaattcaCTCGGCACGAATGcacaatatatataccttCAAATATTTCATCATGACACAATGTTTGAGATGTAGGAAAGGATTGTACTTTTTAGCCCGAATTAAGATGTGAGATATTTAATTCATTTGTGATTCATATATGTagttggttttcttttttaatataaattctaCAATATTGCGCCCCAAATGATGGTTTTCTTCTACTTTATAGAATGCTTTTTCATAAAGAAGTCATCAGGTCCTCCCATCCCAATGATTGTTATTTCTTGTTAATTCATAACGGATTGCAACTATTTATTCAAGTATGCTCGGTTCAGCATAAAACGATCGACTTGGAAGAAAAAAACTGCAACTTGTGCCTTCGATGATTTCTAGCACGATGACTTTCCGATTCCAGATATTTATGACATTATATGCTTGAGGAGTTAAATTATGTATGATCGAGAATATATGAAGTAGCAATTTCAATGATGTATAGAAGAAATGATGGtcaataatcttttttttttttggggtaggAGATGGTCAGTAATCTTTTAATCCTATAGAAGCTCCAGTCGAAGGAGATCAATTCTCTATACGGAAAAATCACCAATAACGATCAATATGGATTGGTTTAGGTGATTAGACGCGCAATGACGGATTTAAGACTAGAGAATTAGTGAGTGGAGAAAGTCTTAAAGTACAAACTTAGTAAcgtattatataaataatatatacttcCGTATAAAACCTACAAAAGATAacaatattaagaaaaaaaataacttaatattttaaagaGTTAATTGTGTAAAAGGACCCAACATTTGCAGggcattttaaatttattccaCTATTTGAATTGTTGCAATTAAGTACCTATGATTTCTAATATTTGCTAATGTGAGACTACTGatgaattttgtttttattcaTCTATCTTTATTAACTCCTACTAGTCTTTGCCGGGCTAGAATAACTCACAGCTTacctgacgcagcgtacaacgcgagtaaccgtcacaaactcgttgattcgcgcacgaataccggaactacgatcTTCTATACCtattgattctacgaataccaggaaataagTATTaaactcgaatcgatccgagattggacaaagcacgaaagttttgaattttattgataatccaaaagacgACTGATTCaaccctagggcttacacgtttcttaaatagggtttaagaaaacctaaattgcataaaaagaactaaacttttctaaaattgtaaaaacaccctaattaacaaaaaattgcctgtttgaaaccctaaacgatggaattttccttaaatatcgaaaaatcacggtgaagcggtgagttttgctccggaggccgtttccttcgaaatagagtcgtcagaacctatatttctccaggtaccgacttgccaggtcttctgtcgtatcattctcccctgggtggagagaattcgtcctcgaatcgtcattgtccgagctatcacctgtgtaaggaacCAGGTGCttcacattaaacacatcggcagtacgaatgtggctaGGAAAtttaagccgataggcattcgaattgatcttctcaatGACTTCCACatgaccaatctttctagcagcgagcttgtggtagtcaccaacagaaaatcgatccttcgtaaggacagcccaaacaaaatcgccaacttcaaacttcACGCGCCTTCTCCTTCGATCAGAAACAGTCTTGTATTTCATGGCAGCATTCTGTAAATTATTTTGCACAGTCTCATGAATCTCCTGCAGCCCGTAAACGAAGTCAGCCGCCGTACCATGAACCCTGGTCTTATCCGGCACGGGTAACAGATCAAGGGGTCCCCGGGGAGTAATAGAATAGACCACCTAGAAGGGACTGCAACCAGTGCTGCGATTAACAGCGTGATTGTGCACAAACTCCGCCTGACTTAACTTCTGATCCCAGCTCTTCACGTGCTCCTCTACTAAACCTCTCAACAGATTGCCCAAGGACCTGTTAACCACTTCTGTTTGTCCGTTTGTCTGCGGGTGGTACACTGTACTAAAGTTCAGCTGGGTGTTCACCATCTTCCAAAGGCTCCGCCAGAAATGGCTCAAGAAACGGGTGTCCCTATCAGACACAATAGAGACTGGCAGACCATGCAGACGGTATACCTCCCGAAAATACAACTGAGCAACTCGCACAACATCAGTGGTCTTCTTGCacggaataaagtgtgccatcttggAGAACCTGTCGACGACCACATAAATAGAATCATTACCTCTTTGGGTACGGGCCAAGCCGAGGACGAAATCCATACTGATATCCACTCATGGCTGCGAGGGAATTGGCAGGGGCATGTACAACCCCGCGTTAGTTGTTGTACCCTTGGACACTTGACAAACCTTACAGCGTTGCAAGTACTTCTCTACTTCTATACGAATTGTAGGCTAGAAATACGATGATTAGACCAGCTGCAAGGTCCTGTCTCTCCCCACATGACCCTCGCCGTATAATGTGGGCTCGCAAACTACAATCAGGAATACATAGCTAATTTCCcctgaaaagaaaaccatcATGCA
Above is a window of Punica granatum isolate Tunisia-2019 chromosome 7, ASM765513v2, whole genome shotgun sequence DNA encoding:
- the LOC116213196 gene encoding uncharacterized protein LOC116213196 — its product is MKLEILSGYRMASKTCSSVNRLCSIAVLAVLLIGAGFLGSLGAKLLISVALTSVVLLSTSLLFMSSKQNSSGQTKYVEPLEPKYEQCSAPMKEDRVAEEQEDCNGQFDDSLASESECINPSSTSEDSEVDWPLDRTPECSDGSISDEESLIEIAIPSGHYIVGRKEDPEHHKFYKKKMPDFFPDSVFQGNSLIDLLGEMNEEDNLIEIDISAGSIKCSRFGIKA